The following proteins are encoded in a genomic region of Amphiura filiformis chromosome 18, Afil_fr2py, whole genome shotgun sequence:
- the LOC140140139 gene encoding small ribosomal subunit protein uS2m-like → MATYISKIVGLSRSLQRPFLTLNTVSRRCAGDKCILTRGFLTSSYQASAPVTSDIGNVSSVLTSQKDAQNLSPPEDPLDHPDFFGVRDLVTLRNLFNARVHLGHKEGMLDERMKRYIYGSRQKQLIIDLDQTKTLLQDALNFTAHVAFRNGIILFIGSLHQHVPTIETLAAECKEYAHTRHWKMGTFTNAALDVRLPDLMIFLHTLDTSFKPHMGVVEAAKMNIPTIGILDSNCNPKLITYPIPGNDDTPTAIELYCSLFKTAILQGKKKRKEWIKKGYLKPE, encoded by the exons tttCAAGAAGATGTGCTGGTGACAAATGCATTCTTACAAGAGGTTTCCTAACATCTTCCTATCAAGCATCTGCTCCAGTCACAAGTGATATCGGCAATGTGTCCTCTGTATTAACATCACAAAAAG atGCACAGAATCTTTCTCCTCCAGAGGATCCCCTAGATCATCCCGATTTCTTTGGAGTGAGAGATCTTGTGACTTTGCGTAACCTCTTCAATGCAAGAGTACATCTTGGCCACAAAGAAG GTATGTTAGATGAAAGAATGAAGAGATACATCTATGGATCGCGACAAAAGCAGCTCATCATCGACCTGGACCAGACCAAGACACTCTTACAAGACGCTCTCAACTTCACCGCTCACGTCGCCTTCCGTAACGGAATCATCCTGTTCATAGGCAGCTTACATCAGCATGTGCCTACCATCGAAACACTGGCGGCAGAGTGCAAGGAATATGCTCATACGAGGCATTGGAAGATGGGAACTTTCACTAACGCTGCTTTGGACGTGAGGTTGCCAGATCTGATGATATTTCTACATACTTTAGATACATCATTTAAACCGCACATGGGGGTCGTTGAAGCGGCTAAAATGAACATTCCCACCATTGGGATTTTAGACTCAAATTGTAATCCAAAGTTGATAACGTATCCCATACCAGGAAATGACGATACGCCGACAGCGATAGAACTGTACTGTTCATTGTTTAAGACGGCGATATTACAGGGGAAAAAGAAGAGGAAAGAGTGGATAAAGAAAGGCTATCTGAAGCCAGAATGA